DNA sequence from the Cucumis melo cultivar AY chromosome 6, USDA_Cmelo_AY_1.0, whole genome shotgun sequence genome:
aaaCCTACCAAacttattttttccttttagtCCTCTAAAGTTCAACATTTTTTCACATTTGccctattatttttttattattgttttcctTACCCCACATCTATGCTTCTTCTATGTACAAAGCTAATTAAAAAGTAAGACCTCCAACACCGGCCTCTTTTACAAAGCTCAAGGCATTGGAGGAAAAGGAGCAACGTGGAAAATTACATTACATTTTCaaggggagggggggggggggggggggggggggtttcCTTGTGATAATTAAGTGAAAATGCAAGTACTAATATTCTAAAACTAGACCTCCCATTGGAGCTCGATGCGGTATCCCCTTCCTCCGTTTCGCCGTCCTGTAATTGACCGATGTTGGGGGCGGTGTCGATGGACTAAAGCTTTGAACTTTATTGCTattgttgttgctgttgttgctCTTGCTTCGTTTATGGTTGCTACTGCTGCTATAAGAATCCTCCGAGTCGGATGCAGCCATTGCAACTCTCTTCTTCTGGAAACTCCTTGAGGTTCCGACAATCTGTGGGATTGAAATCGAACGATCTAAAATTAGTTAACAGTTAAAAACGGTTGAGGATTGACAAATGGGAACGTGTTAGATAAGATCTTCtgtttttcttctgtttttctCTGACTTGTTTGGTTTCCGAGAAAGTTGagtaaaaggaaaaaggaaattcGAAGTCTTGTTATTAATGGTGACAATCCACGAACCCACTCTATGAAAAGCAagtggaagaaaaagaagaagaagaaaaaaaaaagtctaatTCCACTCGTTTGAATTTCAACCAATCAAACACATTGATGACACGAATTCCCATTTGGAACTTTCCTTCATTTTCCCACCCATTTTCTCGGCAACCAAACAGACGAAAAGGAAACAGAATTTCAAATGGGGTTTTCTTCCAAATTTTCTAGAATTGTACCTTGCAACCAAGAGAGCAAAATCGGAAGGAATCGAGGAGACTGCGTTCACAAACTTCACAAGTATTGGTAACGCCTTTGCCGGGCCGAGGCTGAGGTCTTTCGTTCAAGAACACGACTCTAGCGCTGTTGATAATGTAAGTTTGGACACCAGAAATGTCCAGAACTTTTTGAATCTCGGAAACTCTGATCACATCATGGTAAGAAGACCTGCGAATCTGTGAGGAATAAAAAGGAATTTTGATTAGAAGAAAAGGGGTTTGAATTTAGAcgaaaaagaaaaggggaaagGGAATTTTTTTAAGACCTGAATTGCACGATGGTCTTTGTGAAAGTTGAGGCAAAGAGAACAGAGAGCGCCGTTCATACAATCTAAACAGTACATATTGCATTCGCTTTTGTGAGAATCGATGTGATGTTTGCATTGAACGAAGAAGCTTTCTCTTAGTAGAGGTTTTAGCCATGGCGGCCATCGATTGTCTTCATCGTCAGGACCCTATAGAGAAAGAATAAATCAAGAGCAATGTCAAAAACATAAACGAAAACAATCGAGAGATCAAAAAACAAAGAAGCAAAATCCGAGTGAAAAATACAGTCGAAAATCAATACCCAGATAGGGAAAATCATGCTGAAAGCCAAAAGGAAAAACAGAATGTGGGAAAGTCAAAGGAGAAAATCAAAACCCAGATGataaaatcaaaaaaataagcaATACTCAAGTGAAAAGTTGGTAGAACAAGCAAAACCCAGATGAAAAAACAGAAGAAAATGAATACCCAGATGGGAAAATCGAACTTAAATCCAAACCCAAACGAAAGAAACAGAGAATGTCGGAAAGTCAAATCAGGAAAACCGAAACCCAGATgagaaaatcacaaaataagCAATACTCAAATGAAAAACTGGAAGAATAAGGCAAACCCAGATGAGTAAATAGCAAAATAAGCAATACCCAagtgaaaaattaaatgaataaCCAAAACCAAAATGAGGAAACAGAAGAAAAACCAATACCCTGATGAGAAAACCAAACTTATCAGCAACCccagagaaaaaaaatagagaaacaGTGAACGAAAAACAGAATGCGGGAAACTGAACATAAAAAACTCAAAACCCAGATAAGAAAATCTGAAATTAAGCAATAGTCAAAATTAAAATCGCAAAAAGAACAAAACCCAGAAgataaaaacaaagaaaaatcaatACCAGAATGGAAAAAACAGAATGCGGGAAAGTGAAACAGTAAAataaaaatgactaaaaaagcgcaataccatgattcttctgctCTTGGGCTTGATTTCACGAACAGTAGTATCGTGATTTTCGATCGCCAGCttgaaaatcaatcaaaaacAACAAACGAAAAACACAGTCTAATCACAGCAATCcaaaacaagaaacagagaCAGAGAGAGTAAATTCCCTGGttgtagagagagaaaaaagaggggggagagagagagagagagagagagagagagagagaagtgaTTAATCTTTCAGAAGAGTGGAGGCGATGAGGGAGAGAATGGGTTCTTGTAGAGAGTGGTAGATGGCgttagagagagaaagaagagagagagagagatggaggTCGTTCTTATCCGCACAATGTCGACATACGAACGAAGCTCCAAAGCAAAAACGGAAGGAAAGTCCGAAGCCGAACCTGAGAAGTGATGCGTTGGGTTCAAGGAACCTCACGCCTTTGCTTTCGTTTTCAAGGTCTTCGGTCTTCCCCTTTGCTTTGGTTTTATCGTAATTTCaccccttttttattttattttattttattttatttcatttttaaaaaaatatgctctattcttttgtcatcttttttttttatttatatatatatatatatatatattaataatggtgattatcataatattttatttttatttttattttatttttccaacaCATTGTTTTTGGGCCTTAGGGCACACCATTTCTCTATCAACCTTTacttttaaataattacatattattttatttcaaaactcATCATCCATGGTAATTTACAAATTTCTTAGAGAATGCAAACAAAATTTCAATGAAATTTAActatgctttttttttcttttagggtttagggtttgactttcatgttaaaaataaaaataaaaatatcattttagtttTTACATTTCGTAGGTTGTTAGATTTTAGTATTTATACTCTCAATCTAATTTAAGCTTACGAGTGATTGGAAATTGAGTAGGTAATCGAACTATTATTATGAATAGCTTTAAAAAATCATAATTAAAGTAATAGAACCATTAAATTGTCAAAAGATTTTGTTAGTGTCATtacttttgtgaacttgatttGTTAGAATTGTTGTGTTTTGTTGGGTGGATTATTACCCTAGTTGTATCGGTACAGGTAGTGTCTTTTGTTTGGTGTTCGCATGCTGAGAATAAGATTGACACATCTTTGACTAGTTCTACAATGTTTCATAGTAATTGGGAGGGTCATTTTTCTTCATATATTCTTCTTCCGACCTTGTTGATGTTATCGAGGTTTCTCATTTACCCCTCGTTTGGTTTATCTCTTCTCTCTTGGAATAGGCTCGTAATCTTGCTAGTTTCTTCAATGAAGGTctttttccaaaaagaaaagaaaaaccaaaagaaGAATCCTTTGCTAATTAAAATTAGGAGTTTCATAACTTGGAATTCGTCAAGCTTTAGTCTATAtattttgaattgttcaaaCTTAATTATCATGTTctcaataaatcttaaatttagttttaatgACAAAACTGCTAGAAATAGTTTCAAATGTAGCAAAATAACATAGTGTACACGTGATAGATAGTGATAGAAACTAATAGACAATTATTAGTGTATAGATGATAGTCTTTCAGTTTAAATCGTTGATAGACAATggtattttgctatatttgtaaataaatattatagataacaatttttttaaaaataaaagacgaacaACAACAAACTAACATTTGAGActaaatttagaatttattaACCGTacaaaaatacaataaaaaaaatacatgaactaaaattaaacaaacttcCAAACAAAAACTAAATGGATATTTTTAACCTTAAAAATTATTTGAACTAAACAAATTTGCAAC
Encoded proteins:
- the LOC103503124 gene encoding protein RGF1 INDUCIBLE TRANSCRIPTION FACTOR 1-like, whose amino-acid sequence is MGPDDEDNRWPPWLKPLLRESFFVQCKHHIDSHKSECNMYCLDCMNGALCSLCLNFHKDHRAIQIRRSSYHDVIRVSEIQKVLDISGVQTYIINSARVVFLNERPQPRPGKGVTNTCEVCERSLLDSFRFCSLGCKIVGTSRSFQKKRVAMAASDSEDSYSSSSNHKRSKSNNSNNNSNKVQSFSPSTPPPTSVNYRTAKRRKGIPHRAPMGGLVLEY